AAATTAACATTTAAAAACAAATCAACCTTTTTTCGTCCCAAATAAATGTAATCCGCATTATTTGTCATGCTTACTTTATACGTATCATCTATTACATCAAAATGCCCACTAACATCTAAATCTTTTTGAATGATTTTAGTGATTTTATATAACATAGACTCATTTAAGGCACCTTGTGCAGAAGAAATAAGTATGCTGGGTTTAGAGTTTGATTTTTTAACAATTTCCATACTTACGTCTGCTGAAAATACGCAAGAAAACATGAAGAGTAAAATTAATATTATTTTTTTCATTTTTGTCCTTTAAATGATTGTTTAAGTGTTTTTAGTTCTTTGATTTAAATATTACTTCAATTTGGGTTTTACTTCCCTTAGTATAAGCAGGATAAAGCTCAAGTTTTTGATTTTGTAAAAATTCTTTTAAGGCTAGATCAAACGTTTCATCTCCAGATCCTTTAATAATACGGTAATCAAAACTCCCAGAACTGGTAATTGTAATAAGTACACTTGCATATAATTCATCAAATGTAATGACATTGTTCCAACGCTGTCCTAACATTTCATAAATTTTTGAATAATAAGGGTCTTTGTCGTACTTAGAATCCATAGATACATTCGCGCGTGATTTAACAGTCACATCATCTAAGATATTACTTACTTTAATATTTTCAGATTTTTTTTGTTTTTCAAAATTACTTCTAAAACGGCTTGAAACCAAAGATTTTTTGACATTAATGACTTCTTTTTTCTCTACTTTTTTGGCTTTTGTTTTTACGTTTGAAAATAAGGATTTTAAATCAGCAGTTTTTGTAATACTTACAGATTTAGACTTTTCGACAATTTTTTCTTCTTTTTTGATAACTTTTTTAACAGGTTTGGAGGTAGATTTTTGAATTTTTTGTGTATTGTCTACAATTATTTCTAACTGTAAAACAGTATTTTTTTGCATTGCATCAATTTTTTTACTTTCATTTTCACTTAAATAAAAAAGAATTGAAACTATGCAAAATAAATAAATGATAAAAGAAATAAGGCCCGAAAGAAAATAACTTTTTTCACTAGTATGAAGGTTCAGTCTTGGCATTTTAACCATCAGTAATTAAAGAAACTTTAGTAAAACCAGCTTCTTTAACAGATTTTAAAATAAAAATAACATCATCATACATAAGCGTTTTTTCTGCACGTATATGAATGGGAGTATTTTTATCTTTGTTTTGCGAAAATAAAATAAAATTATCTGCAAAACTCTCTATTGGGTATTTGTTTTTATTAACGCGTACTATACGCTCTTTTGTTACAATGATATTGATTTTTGTACTCTCACTTACTTGTCTGGATTTACTTCCACGAGGTAAATTAACACTTTCTTCAAATTCAATAACAGGTGCAGTTACCATTAAAATAGCAAGCAAAACCAACATAACATCAACTAAGGGTGTTACGTTTAATTCTGGTTTATTATTATAATCATACATGACTAACCTTTTGCTACTAAAATATCACATTGTGCCTTTAAATAAATATTTAACTCATACACTTTTCTAACCATAATTTGATGGAAAGTATAAGCAAATACAGCCACAAATATTCCAGCAGCAGTAGCAACTAACGCTTCAGAAATAGCAGGTGCAATAACAGAAAAAGCAACTTTAGCTTGAGAAGAAAGAAGTGCAAATGATTCTAAAATACCAACAACAGTACCAAATAAACCAATAAAGGGTGAGGTAGAAGATATTATGGACAACCAAGATATACCTTTTGAGGCATCTCTAATAATTGATATTTCACAAGCATGTAAAATGGGTTTTGAATTGGTTATATTATTTGTACATTTTGTTAAAGCAGAAAAAGGACTCAAAGAGGAATCTCTTGAGGTTAACATTTCTAAAGATTTTTTTTCATTAGAAATCATAGAAGTGACTGCTTGGAATCTGTAAATAAATATCCAAAAAACAAGTATCAAATAAGTAGATAGGACAGCAAACACAATAAATGTGATTGCTGTACTATTACTAAAATAATTAAAAATAGTATCTATCATTAGCTTACGCGAATGAATTGATTCTAGCTTCAACAGCAGCTATTGAAATATTAGCATCAGAAACAGAATTAACTAATTTCTTCGCATCTTCAATTGCTTTGGCAGCTGATGAATCTTCACCGTGAGTTAAAGAAACTGCACCGTCAACTAAAACGTCAACAGCAGATTCAGAAACTTTAACATGTCCCCAGTTAATAGCAACTGCTTCAGTAGCATCTGCTTTTTCAATAATAATTACACCTACGCTTAAAGAAGAAACCAATGACGCATGACCTGGTAAAACACCAAACTCTCCCTCTTTTCCAGGAAGAGTTACTGTTTTAACGTCATCGTTAAAAATTTCTCCATTAGGTGTAACAATTGATAATCTAATTGTATTCATATTGTTACCTTAATGGTTATTTCATACCTTCAGCTTTAACAAGAGCTTCTTCCATAGAACCAACCATGTAGAAAGCAGCTTCTGGAAGCTCATCGTATTTACCGTCTAAAATTCCTTTAAACCCAGCAATTGTGTCTTTTAATTCAACATATTTACCAGGAGTTCCTGTAAAGATTTCTGCAACGAAGAATGGTTGAGATAAAAATCTTTCGATTTTTCTTGCTCGTGTAACTACCATTTTATCTTCTTCAGATAATTCATCCATACCAAGAATTGCAATAATATCTTGTAAATCTTTATATTTTTGAAGTACAGATTGTACCCCTCTTGCAGTATCATAATGCTCTTGACCTAAAATATCTGCAGATAATATTCTTGAAGATGAATCCAATGGATCAACTGCAGGATAAATACCTTTTTCAGCAATTTTACGGTTAAGAACTGTTGTTGCATCAAGGTGAGCAAAAACAGAAGCAGGAGCTGGATCTGTCAAGTCATCCGCAGGTACATATACCGCTTGAACAGAAGTAATAGAACCTTTATTAGTAGACGTAATTCTTTCTTGTAACTTACCCATTTCTGAAGCAAGTGTTGGTTGGTAACCAACAGCTGAAGGAATTCTTCCTAATAATGCAGACATTTCAGAACCTGATTGTGCAAATCTAAAAATATTATCAATAAACATTAATACATCTAGACCTTTTTCATCTCTAAAGTACTCAGCCATAGTAAGACCTGTTAAAGCAATTCTATTTCTAGCACCTGGAGGCTCAGACATTTGACCGTAGCACAGTGCAACTTTATTTAAAACGTTAGAATCTTTCATCTCGTAATAAAGGTCATTTCCTTCTCTAGTTCTTTCACCAACACCAGCAAATACAGAATAACCAGAATGTTTAAATGCAACATTGTGAATTAATTCCATAATAATAACTGTTTTACCAACACCAGCACCACCGAATAGTCCTACTTTTCCACCTTTAGAATAAGGAGCAAGTAAATCAACTACTTTGATACCAGTTTCAAACATTTCAGTTTTAGTTGTTAATTCTTCAAATTCTGGAGCATCTCTGTGAATTGACCATCTAGGAGTATCTTCTGGAACTGGTTCACCACCATCAACGGGCTCTCCAATAACATTAAAAATTCTACCTAATACAGCATCCCCAACAGGAACTTTAATAGGTCCTCCACTAGCAATACATTCTTGACCTCTAGTTAATCCCTCAGTCATGTCCATAGCAATCGTTCTAACTCTACTGTCACCTAAGTGAGCAGCAACTTCAAGAACTAATCTATCTTGTGTTTTATCAGCAAGTGTAACTTCAATTGCTTCATTAATTTCTGGTAAGTACCCGTCGAATTCAACATCAACAACTGGTCCCATTACCTGAATAATTTTACCTTTCATATGCACGGCTCCTTTATATTATTTTAGTGATTCAACACCAGAGATAATTTCAATTAACTCTGTTGTAATCGCAGCTTGTCTAGCTTTATTATATTCAATTGTTAACGCATCAACTTTTTCTTTTGCATTCTTAGTAGCTGCATCCATAGCTTGCATACGCGAACTATGTTCTGCTGCTAAAGAATCTATAAGAGAATAATACATATTAAAATCAATGTATTTTCCAGTTAATTCATTTAACACTTCTTCATCATCATCTGGTTCAATTTCTAACATTGAGCTTGATTCTTCATTCGCTTCAACATCGTCTAAAGAAATAGGCAATAAAGTTCTTACTTTTAACTCTTGAGTTAACATATTTTTAAAACCGTTATATACTAATATAACTTTATCTGTTTTCCCAGAAGTAAAATCTTCTACAACATCTTTTATAAAATCAGAAGCTTTATCGTAATCAGGTGCAGCAGATAAAGTTGAAATTTTTTGTAATAAATCAATCTTTTGGAAAGTAAAGTAATCAACACCTTTTCTTCCAGAAGCTCTTAGTCTTACAGTAACACCTTTATTTGCATACTCTTCCATAAGTTTTACAACAGTTTTAATAGTAACCATATTAAAACCACCACAAAGACCTTTATCAGCAGTTACGAAAACGATATCTACTGTTTTAGGATTGTCATTTTGAAGAAAAGATTTTGACGTATTTCCTCCATCTTGAACTTTGTTAACTCTATTTGCAATTTCACTTAATACATCATTAATTTTAACAGAATAAGCTCTTGCCTGTTGAGACAATTGTCTTGTTCTAGTTAATTTAGCAGACGATACTAATTTCATTGCATTAGTAGTTTTCTGAGTATTCTTAACACTTCCAATTTTAGTTTTTATATCTTTTAAGTTAGCCATTGACTATCCTTATTTTGCACTGAATATAGTATTAAACTCTTCTAATGCCGCTTTTAATGCTGATTCAGTATCGTCATCTAATTTTTTCTTAGATTTAATATCTTCTAAAACATTTGGATATTTTTGCTCAATAAAAGGGTGTAATTCTGATTCGTATCTAACAACATCAGCTACAGCTACGTCATTTAAATACCCTCTAGTTCCAGCATAAATAATACAAATTTGTTTTTCGATTACTAAAGGAGCGTTAACACCTTGTTTAAGTACTTCGACCATTCTTTGACCAAGTTCAAGTTCTTTTCTTGTATTTTCATCAAGATCAGAAGCAAACTGTGCAAATGCTTCAAGCTCTCTAAATTGTGCAAGTGTTAATTTTAACGTACCAGCAACTTGTTTAGTAGCTTTAATTTGTGCAGCTCCACCAACTCTTGAAACAGATAAACCAACATTAATAGCAGGTCTAATTCCAGAGTTAAAAAGGTTAGTTTCTAAGAAGATTTGACCATCTGTAATAGAAATAACATTTGTAGGAATATATGCAGCAACATCTCCCGCTTGAGTTTCAATAATAGGTAATGCAGTCATAGAACCACCACCTAATTCATCATTTAACTTAGCAGCTCTCTCAAGTAATCTTGAGTGAAGGTAAAATACATCCCCTGGGAATGCCTCTCGACCTGGAGGTCTTCGTAATAATAAAGACATTTCTCTATAAGCTACGGCATGTTTTGTTAAATCATCATAAACGATTAAAACGTGTTTACCATTATCTCTAAAGAATTCTCCAATAGTTACAGCAGTATATGGTGATAAAAATTGTAAAGCAGCTGAATCAGATGCAGATGCATTTACAACAATAGAATAATCCATTGCTCCAGCTTCTTCAAGTGTTCTAACAACAGTAGCTACTGTTGAAGCTTTTTGCCCAATTGCAACATAAATACAAATTACATCTTGATCATGTTGATTAAGAATAGTATCAATAGCAACAGTTGTTTTACCAGTTTGTCTATCGCCAATAATAAGCTCTCTTTGACCTCTTCCAATAGGAACAAGTGCATCAATAGCTTTGATACCCGTTTGTAATGGTTCATGAACTGATTTTCTAGCCATAATACCAGGTGCTTTTTCTTCAACTACTCTATGTTCAGTTGCAGTAATAGTACCTTTACCATCAATTGGTTCACCAAGTGCATTTACAACTCGACCAATCATAGCATCTCCAACTGGAGTTTCTAAAATCTTACCAAGTCGTTTACAAGAACTACCTTCTCTAAGTCCAGTTCCTTTACCAAGAACAACAATACCAACTGAAGACTCTTCTAAGTTAGAAGCAAGTCCTCTTTCGCCATTATCAAACTCAACAATTTCTCCAGCCATTACATTTTTAAGTCCGTAAACTTGAGCAATACCATCTGCATAAGAGATGATTTTACCAGTTTCGTTAACGTCTACATTTAATTCAAAATTATCAATTCGCTCTTTTATGATCGAAGAGATTTCATCTGCTTGAATCTTTGTACTCATTCAAATTCTCCTTTATTAAGTTCTAAACTGCTTTTAAAATATGATCAATCAATTGAGACTTAAGTCTTGCTTTTGAGAAAGAAATCTCAACACCAAGCCCATCTATATCAACTTTAATACCATCATAATCACAAACATCTTGTGTTAATGTTAAATTAACATCAAATTTCTTACTGAATTTTTCTTCAATTGAAGTTACATACTGTGCTGATAATTCTTTATTCGTATAAACAATACCTGCATAACTATTAGAAATAATAGCTACTTGTGATTCTAACTCTTTAACAATATGAGGAATAATATCTAATCTTTTGTTGCTAGCAAGTACTTTTATAAAGTTACTCGTAGTAGCATTACAATCATTTACAAATGAAATAACCAAAGCCGCTTTTTTCTCAGCTTTTACTTCAGAAGAAGTAATAATAGCAAGAAATTTTTCATCGTTATATGCAGTAGAAATTTCATTTAATTCTTTATAAATAGCAGTTATAGAAGCGCTATCACGACCTTCTAATAATGCTTTTACATATCTTTTTGCTATTAAATCAATCATTATGCAACCTTCTTAATTACGATATTTACAAGTTCTTCATCAGACATTGTAAGATTATCAGAATTTAATAATTCATTAAGAATTTCATTAACAATTTCTTTTTTAGCTTTTCTAGTTTCCACTTCGATTTTAGCATCAAAGTTTTTACCTAAATTTGCAATTTCTGAATCAACAGCAGTTAATACTTTTGTTTTAACTGAATCAATATCTAATTTCGCACTTTCAACAATTTCAGCTGCCATTATTTTGGCATCGTCTAATTGTTTTTTTACTTCATCAAATTTAGCTTGAGAAGCGTTTAATGTATCTTGAACTTTATCTAATTCAGATTGAATATCTAAAGTTCTTCCTGCAAAGTATGCTTTCATTTTATCAGCAAGTAAATACCATAAAATAGCAGCAAAAATTACAAAGTTAACAGATCTCTGAAGAATATCAGATTCCACACCTTCAGCTTGAGCTAATAATGCTACAGGAGCAAAAGCTAAAATAGTTAATAATAATGTTTTTTTCACTTTTTCTCCCTTAAATTGATTTAAGCTTCGCTTTTACGCTCTCATTAAATTGAGGCATAGCAGCAACTAAAGATTCTTTTAACGCTTTTGTTTCATCAGCAAGTTCTGCAACGAAAACACCATATCTGGTATCAACATCACTTTTCGCAGCAATAAGTTTTGCATCAGCAGTCTCTTTAGCCTCATTATAAGCTTGTTCTCTTATTACAACCGCTTCTTTTTTAGCAGCAGCAATAACATCATTCGCCTCAGCCAGCATTCCATCTACATCAGCGCTGTTTGATTTTGCGTTTATCAAGTCTTGTTTAATAGACTCCGCTCTTTCATCCATATGCTTCAATAAAGGCTTAAATAGACAACTGTTTAACCCTGCAAGTATTAATAAAAATACTACGCCCGAGCTAAGCATCAATATTGGACTTATGTCTAACATTCATTCCTCCATATTTATAACAGTTTAGTTTGACTAAAACTGACTTATATTATCTAAAATAATTATAATAATAGTTTAAATGAAGGTAATAAATTAAGAAATTTTATAAAGTGTTACTAAAGTAATGGGAAAATTTTTCGATATCTTCTTGTGAGTTAAATTCTATCTTTAAATAATTTTTTTCTGCTTTAATTTTCAAGTTTGAGGCTTGTAAAATGGAAACAATATTATCCAAAGATTTGAAGTCATAATTTTGTGTTTTTTTGCTTGTTTTTTTAGGATTAAGTAAGGATTTTAAATCTTTAACCGCTTTTTCTGTTTCTCTTACTGAAAGTTTTTGTCCAAGAATTGAATCAGCGACCTTTTTTTGATCCTCTTCGCTAAGTCCTAACATAACCTTAGCATGACCTGCTGTTAGTTTGTTATTAGCAAGTAATTGTTGTACATAAGCACTTAATTGTAATAATCTTAAGGTATTAGTAATCAAGCTTCTGCTTTTAAAAACTCTTCCTGAGAGTTCATCATGAGTAATAGCGTGTTCGTTTATTAATTGGGCATAAGAATAAGCCAGTTCAATAACATTTAAATCATCTCTTTGGATGTTTTCTATTAAAGCAAGTTCTCTTAATTCTAATTCTTTGATATTCGTAACAATTGCTTTTATAGTGTCTATATTTGCAAGTTTATGTGCTCGTAATCTTCTCTCACCAGATACTAAGATAAAACCATCACTGTCATCTTTAATAACAACAATAGGTTGCAAAAGGCCATGTTTTTTAATAGAAGAACTTAGTTCTTGTAATTTATCTTCGTCAAACATCTTTCTTGGTTGATTGGGATTAGGTACTATATTATTTACATCAATTTCTAGAAGACCTTCTCTGCTTGACGTATTGCCTTTATCATATGCCGCTTCAACTTCACCTAACAATTCACCTAAGCCTCTACCTAACGCCATACCTTTTGCCATAATTATCCTAAAATTGCTTTTGCTAAATTTTTATATGCTTTTGTACCTATTGCTGCATTATCATACAACATAATAGGTTTACCAAAACTTGGACTCTCTGCTAGTTTAATATTTCTTGGAATTACCACATATGAATTGTCATCAATTTTAAACAATTTACTTTCAAAATGCTGTGCAAGATCAGCAAAAACTTGTTTTGAAAGATTGTTTTGAGAAGAATACATTGTTGGTAAAAAACCTCTTATTTGCAAAGATCTATTAATGGTTTGTTTTACTAGTTTTATTGTATTTAATAACTGTGCCAAACCTTCTAGTGCAAAAAATTCACACTGTATTGGAATTAAAACAGAATTCGCAGCAGATAAAGTATTAATAGTAATAGGTCCTAAAGCAGGAGGTGAATCTATAATAATAAAATCATAATCTTTTCTTACAGGATCAATACATCTTTTTAATACCAGTTCTCTGTCACTTGTATCTTTGTAAAATTCTTTTTCAATTCCAACTAGTCCTATGTTAGAAGGGGCCACTTTTAAAGTTGGGATTTCAGTATCTAAAATAATGTCATTAAGTTCTTTTGTACCTAACATAACATGATAAATATTATATTCATAAGTATCTCTGTGGAAACCTAAAGAAGTTGTAGCATTTGCTTGAGGATCTGCATCCACTAATAATACTCTCTTACCTTCTAATGCTAGGGCCGCACTTAAATTTACCGCTGTAGTAGTTTTACCTACCCCACCTTTTTGATTTGCTATTGCTATTACTTCACTCATCTTAAACCGAATACCTTTTGTTCATTTATAGATATTGAGCCATCAGGGTTCAATATTGATTTTTTTAATGAAACTTTTTTATTATCAATGTTTGTTTCGTATTCCAAACTCAAAGAGTATTCTATCTTATACTCACTAAATATTTCCTTCCATGAAATTCTTTTTTCTAAGATATCAAAGTAATTATTTAATAAGTGTATTTTATCAATAACAATATCTAATTTTCCATAATCTTTATTTACCTCGATTAGATTTAAACCAATGCCACATAAAAATAAATTATTCGATAAATTAGTAATCGTTCCCCCTATTTTTTTATTTTCTAAGTAAAAATCATTGGGCCATTTAAGCCAAAGTTTCGAACCCATTTCTTTTAATGTTCTTTTTAATAAAAACGAGAAATAAATAGAAGCACTTTGCATAGGTAAATCGCTGGGCAATAATTCTTTTTCCAAAACAAAAGAGAAAAATAAATTGCCTTCTTTTCCTAACCATTCATTTCCTCTGCTTCCAATTCCTTTGTTTTGTTTAAAACTTAGAATACACAAAGGTTTGGAATAAACATTGTTTTTTAAGTACTCTTTTAAATATTTATGAGTTGAATCAACTTCTTTTAATTGGATTATTTGCATAAAACATTATACATAATTACTTATTAATACAAATCTAATATAATGTAATTTATATTTATTTTAAACAAAAAGGCTAAGTGTGTTAGATCCTGTTTTACCTATTGCTTTGTATCTGTTATTTGGTTATTTATTTAAAGTATTAAAAAAAGACAATTCGCAAGTTTTGGTTGATTTTGTGATTTATTTTTCCCTTCCCGCAATGATATTTGTAAAGATTTATCCCTTAGTATTAGACAGTGAAATACTCAATCTTATTCTTATGTTCAATGCTATTATACTTGGAAATCTGCTGCTAACTTATGCAATAGGAAAAGCGTTAAAACTGGATAAAAAAACCTTAGCCACTTTTATGGTAGTAGGAACATTTGGGAATACATCTTTTATTGGTTTTTCTTATATTGATGCTTTTTATGGCTCTGATTATGTTGTTTATGCTCTTATTTATGATTTGTTTGGTTCTTTTTTATTAGTAGTTTCTTTGGGAACTATTATTATAAATTGGGGAAGTGGACAAGTTGTAAACCTAAAAGCCATATCAAAAAAAGTATTGTTTTTTCCACCTATTATTATGTTTTTTATAACCGTTTTTGCAAAACTTTTCCCTGTTCCTATTTTTGTTATGAATACAGCAGAAGTAATTGGAGCAACACTGGTTCCTATTGCGATGATTGCAATTGGTATGAAATTAGAACTTAAAAACATATTTTATAAATTTAAAATAACAAGTTATTTATTGGGAACCAAAATGTTTTTAATGCCACTAATTGTTATGTGCTTATTTTCATATTTTTATAATTTAGACGATACTTGGAGTAAGACTACGATTCTTGAAGTAGCAATGCCCCCTATGACTACAGCAGTGATTTTAGCTATTCAAGGGGGACTAGATGAAAGATTGGCAGTTAATGCCTTAGTTATTGGCGTATTATTGTCTCTCTTAAGCGTAACTGGCTTTTATTTATACTTGGGCTAAAATAAACACACGTTTTGTGTTTATTTTAAGACTTCGCCAATACTTAAACGCTGTCCTCTTATATAATCAGCTGCATTTACAGCTTTTTTTGAAGGGGCTTGAAGAACATTGATTTGTAAAGATCCCTCTTTACATCCAATAATAACAGCATTTTTATCAAAAGCTAAAATTTCACCTTCTTTATTTACTGAAGCTTCGTTTATCAAAGATATTTCTTTTATTTTTAAACCAGATTCTAAAAATACACCTGGCCAATAAGAATAAGCTTTATAAGTCTGATACAGTTTTTTAGCATTTTTGAAACGTACAAGTCCATGTTCTTTTTTGATTTTTTTACATAAAGAAGAAAGAGCATTGTTTTGTTTTTTAGGCTTAATGTTCTCAAAATTATCTAAAGTATCAAGCGTAAGTTTAGCAGCGATAAAAGAGAGTTTATCAAATACTTCTGCTACTTCCATTTTATCTTCTAGTTTAAGATATTGAAGCCCTAAAATATCTCCTGTATCTAAACCTTCTTCCATAAACATAGCAGTAACGCCTGTATAAGAATCATCATTTAATATGGCTTCTTGAATAGGTGAAGCACCTCTGTATTTAGGTAATAAAGAAGCATGTAAATTCATGCAAGGAGCAAGATCCAAAATATTTTTTGGTAAAATTTGTCCATAAGCAGCTACTATAATAATGTCAGGCGCTAAAGCTTTAATTTGTTCGTAAGCTTCCTCATTATCTCTTAGTTTTTGCGGTTGATAAATAGGAATATCAATGTTTTCATTTAAACAATATTGTTTTATATGAGGCGCACTAAGTATTTGTTTTCTTCCAACTTTTTTATCTTCTTGGGTGAATAAAGCAATCACTTCATAAGAAGAAGCCAAGAGCTCCTTAAAAATACACGTAGCATAATCAGGTGTTCCCATAAAGAGAATTTTTTTAATTGACATATTGGTCCTTTGTGAGTAAAAAACTTAGGCTTTAAATAAGGTTCCACTATTATGTTTATTTTCTAATAAATATTCATGGGCTGTTTTTAAATCAAAACCCGATGTTAAAAACATAGGAATATTTTTATCCATTAAAAATTTAGCAGCTTTTAGTTTTGTAACTATTCCACCTGTAGCAAATTCAGAATTAGCAGAGTGTTTAACTTCTAAATCTTCATCTTTAATAAAAGAAACTTCTTTAATAATTTTGGCATTTGAATTCGTATGAGGATTGTCATCATAAAAACCTTCTATATCGCTCAATATTACCAACAAATCAGCATTAAAAGCAGAAGCAACATTAGCAGCTAATTGATCATTATCTCCAAATAAAAGTTCTTCATTTGCAATAACATCGTTTTCATTTACTATAGGTGTGATATTGTTTTTTAAAAGAATTTCCATTACAGCTTTAATATTTTTTGTTCGTTTTCGTGAATCAAAATCATCTGCAACTAAAAGCATTTGAGCACATTTATAGTTGTGTGTATTAAATTGTTTTTTATAGTGTTTTAATAATAAAGGTTGCCCAATTGCAGCAAGAGCTTGTCTGTTATAAATTTGTGTTTTATCTAAATCTAAAGTAATATTACCAGCAGCAACAGCACCAGAAGATACTAAAATAATTTCATAGTTTTTTTCACGCTTTAAAGCAGCTATTAAATCTACAAGATTATTTAATCTATCAAGTGCCAGATCAGAACCGTGTCTTAAAACAGCGGAACCA
The genomic region above belongs to Campylobacteraceae bacterium and contains:
- a CDS encoding ParB/RepB/Spo0J family partition protein — translated: MALGRGLGELLGEVEAAYDKGNTSSREGLLEIDVNNIVPNPNQPRKMFDEDKLQELSSSIKKHGLLQPIVVIKDDSDGFILVSGERRLRAHKLANIDTIKAIVTNIKELELRELALIENIQRDDLNVIELAYSYAQLINEHAITHDELSGRVFKSRSLITNTLRLLQLSAYVQQLLANNKLTAGHAKVMLGLSEEDQKKVADSILGQKLSVRETEKAVKDLKSLLNPKKTSKKTQNYDFKSLDNIVSILQASNLKIKAEKNYLKIEFNSQEDIEKFSHYFSNTL
- a CDS encoding ParA family protein; the encoded protein is MSEVIAIANQKGGVGKTTTAVNLSAALALEGKRVLLVDADPQANATTSLGFHRDTYEYNIYHVMLGTKELNDIILDTEIPTLKVAPSNIGLVGIEKEFYKDTSDRELVLKRCIDPVRKDYDFIIIDSPPALGPITINTLSAANSVLIPIQCEFFALEGLAQLLNTIKLVKQTINRSLQIRGFLPTMYSSQNNLSKQVFADLAQHFESKLFKIDDNSYVVIPRNIKLAESPSFGKPIMLYDNAAIGTKAYKNLAKAILG
- a CDS encoding biotin--[acetyl-CoA-carboxylase] ligase; translated protein: MQIIQLKEVDSTHKYLKEYLKNNVYSKPLCILSFKQNKGIGSRGNEWLGKEGNLFFSFVLEKELLPSDLPMQSASIYFSFLLKRTLKEMGSKLWLKWPNDFYLENKKIGGTITNLSNNLFLCGIGLNLIEVNKDYGKLDIVIDKIHLLNNYFDILEKRISWKEIFSEYKIEYSLSLEYETNIDNKKVSLKKSILNPDGSISINEQKVFGLR
- a CDS encoding AEC family transporter, with protein sequence MLDPVLPIALYLLFGYLFKVLKKDNSQVLVDFVIYFSLPAMIFVKIYPLVLDSEILNLILMFNAIILGNLLLTYAIGKALKLDKKTLATFMVVGTFGNTSFIGFSYIDAFYGSDYVVYALIYDLFGSFLLVVSLGTIIINWGSGQVVNLKAISKKVLFFPPIIMFFITVFAKLFPVPIFVMNTAEVIGATLVPIAMIAIGMKLELKNIFYKFKITSYLLGTKMFLMPLIVMCLFSYFYNLDDTWSKTTILEVAMPPMTTAVILAIQGGLDERLAVNALVIGVLLSLLSVTGFYLYLG
- a CDS encoding methionyl-tRNA formyltransferase codes for the protein MSIKKILFMGTPDYATCIFKELLASSYEVIALFTQEDKKVGRKQILSAPHIKQYCLNENIDIPIYQPQKLRDNEEAYEQIKALAPDIIIVAAYGQILPKNILDLAPCMNLHASLLPKYRGASPIQEAILNDDSYTGVTAMFMEEGLDTGDILGLQYLKLEDKMEVAEVFDKLSFIAAKLTLDTLDNFENIKPKKQNNALSSLCKKIKKEHGLVRFKNAKKLYQTYKAYSYWPGVFLESGLKIKEISLINEASVNKEGEILAFDKNAVIIGCKEGSLQINVLQAPSKKAVNAADYIRGQRLSIGEVLK
- the proB gene encoding glutamate 5-kinase — encoded protein: MKRLVIKVGSAVLRHGSDLALDRLNNLVDLIAALKREKNYEIILVSSGAVAAGNITLDLDKTQIYNRQALAAIGQPLLLKHYKKQFNTHNYKCAQMLLVADDFDSRKRTKNIKAVMEILLKNNITPIVNENDVIANEELLFGDNDQLAANVASAFNADLLVILSDIEGFYDDNPHTNSNAKIIKEVSFIKDEDLEVKHSANSEFATGGIVTKLKAAKFLMDKNIPMFLTSGFDLKTAHEYLLENKHNSGTLFKA